In a single window of the Halobaculum lipolyticum genome:
- a CDS encoding PstS family phosphate ABC transporter substrate-binding protein, whose product MTQDTADTGRVSRRKFLVASGAAGAAGLAGCSGTSGDGGSDGGSGDSGGSSGDGGSESSGDSGSGMDTSMLTAEGSSTVYPIANKGSSYWNSNPPESDGEYWGTNEEEGNTVPGWEELASNGAEGMRLADYFASLYGFEPSGEQATPPFATSIGLSHSGTGCQSVVDGLVDIGNSSGPITAELGWSQEKADEEVVDHVLGRDGQPVVVSSDIYSAGLTQLTAEQIRGIYQGEISNWSEVGGPDQDIYVIGRAEGSGTDTAFRLNMLGDAEAEMEVDTRFGQNQQVAQAVSQNDGAIAYMALAFTSDTVQPIGVEFEGTLYEPDRDAENTIFDSAYPLNRDLHQYTKITEDTPEGTDMREAAFMNMFLTDFGQQVFVEDNNYIPLPTSDIESEFAKLPDQA is encoded by the coding sequence ATGACGCAGGATACTGCGGACACCGGACGCGTCTCGCGGAGAAAGTTCCTCGTCGCCTCCGGAGCTGCTGGTGCAGCCGGCCTCGCCGGCTGTTCCGGCACCTCGGGAGACGGCGGCAGCGACGGCGGCTCCGGAGACAGCGGCGGTAGCTCCGGAGACGGTGGCTCGGAGAGCTCGGGCGACAGCGGCTCGGGGATGGACACCTCGATGCTGACCGCAGAGGGGTCCTCGACCGTCTACCCCATCGCCAACAAGGGCTCGTCCTACTGGAACTCCAACCCGCCGGAGTCGGACGGCGAGTACTGGGGCACCAACGAGGAGGAGGGGAACACCGTCCCCGGCTGGGAGGAGCTCGCGAGCAACGGCGCGGAGGGCATGCGCCTCGCCGACTACTTCGCCAGCCTCTACGGCTTCGAGCCGTCGGGCGAGCAGGCGACGCCGCCGTTCGCGACGTCCATCGGTCTGAGCCACTCGGGTACCGGGTGTCAGTCCGTCGTCGACGGGCTGGTCGACATCGGCAACTCCTCGGGTCCCATCACGGCCGAGCTGGGTTGGAGCCAGGAGAAGGCCGACGAGGAGGTCGTCGACCACGTCCTCGGGCGTGACGGCCAGCCGGTCGTCGTCAGCTCCGACATCTACAGCGCGGGCCTCACGCAGCTCACCGCCGAGCAGATCCGGGGCATCTACCAGGGCGAGATCAGCAACTGGAGCGAGGTCGGCGGTCCCGACCAGGACATCTACGTCATCGGCCGCGCCGAAGGCTCGGGTACCGACACCGCGTTCCGCCTGAACATGCTCGGCGACGCCGAGGCGGAGATGGAAGTCGACACCCGCTTCGGCCAGAACCAGCAGGTCGCGCAGGCCGTCTCGCAGAACGACGGCGCCATCGCCTACATGGCGCTGGCGTTCACCAGCGACACCGTCCAGCCGATCGGCGTGGAGTTCGAGGGCACGCTGTACGAGCCGGACCGCGACGCCGAGAACACCATCTTCGACTCGGCGTACCCGCTCAACCGTGACCTCCACCAGTACACGAAGATCACGGAGGACACGCCCGAGGGGACCGACATGCGCGAGGCCGCGTTCATGAACATGTTCCTGACCGACTTCGGTCAGCAGGTGTTCGTCGAGGACAACAACTACATCCCGCTGCCGACTTCGGACATCGAGTCCGAGTTCGCGAAGCTGCCGGACCAGGCGTAA
- a CDS encoding GAF domain-containing protein: MLVAEPSGADGSGAVADGIRDRTGFTVLAKREPVATEYLRELGPTIDCVVCVSMIPDAVAALVSAAGEVPVIVYGDEIPPVPVDEVVADDRGVDVLADRVEERVERRRERDALAEANAKLSALNEYTRELTGCRSVDEVSDTVVDAVTNALGHGRVVLAILDDDVFYPYGHTHASDPGVRIDAGEGIVGRTYDTGETQIVDDYDDDPDRVRDVPFHSVLSVPVGDHGVLQVTTERRAAFGRRDAEFLEIVASHAAEALSRLERETDLRIERDRLHAFFEGLRAPAVYVESTDGEEPVLLEANSAYRETFGDDRVGEPVSVAFPTDVERRLFGEELDDETVVRRDLRRETRDGQTDLTVGRVPVPTTGLDAAAFGLYVVEAELL; this comes from the coding sequence GTGTTGGTAGCCGAACCGTCGGGAGCCGACGGCTCGGGCGCCGTCGCCGACGGTATCCGCGACCGGACCGGGTTCACCGTGTTGGCGAAGCGCGAACCCGTCGCGACGGAGTACCTCCGCGAACTCGGCCCGACGATCGACTGTGTCGTCTGCGTGTCGATGATCCCGGACGCGGTGGCGGCGCTGGTCTCGGCGGCCGGCGAGGTTCCGGTGATCGTCTACGGCGACGAGATCCCGCCCGTCCCGGTCGACGAGGTCGTCGCCGACGACCGCGGGGTCGACGTGCTCGCCGACCGAGTCGAAGAGCGCGTCGAACGCAGGCGCGAGCGGGACGCGCTCGCGGAGGCGAACGCGAAGCTCTCGGCGCTCAACGAGTACACCCGCGAACTCACCGGCTGCCGGTCCGTCGACGAGGTGAGCGACACCGTCGTCGATGCGGTGACGAACGCGTTGGGCCACGGGCGGGTCGTCCTCGCGATCCTCGACGACGACGTGTTCTACCCGTACGGCCACACACACGCCTCCGACCCGGGGGTGCGGATCGACGCCGGCGAGGGGATCGTGGGCCGGACGTACGACACCGGGGAGACGCAGATCGTCGACGACTACGACGACGATCCGGACCGAGTCCGCGACGTGCCCTTTCACTCCGTGCTCAGCGTGCCGGTCGGCGACCACGGCGTCCTGCAGGTGACGACCGAACGGCGGGCCGCGTTCGGCCGCCGGGACGCCGAGTTCCTGGAGATCGTCGCCTCCCACGCCGCCGAGGCGCTGTCGCGGCTCGAACGCGAGACGGACCTCCGGATCGAGCGCGACCGGCTGCACGCGTTCTTCGAGGGGCTGCGCGCCCCGGCGGTGTACGTCGAGTCCACCGACGGGGAGGAGCCGGTGTTGCTGGAGGCCAACAGCGCCTATCGCGAGACGTTCGGCGACGACCGCGTCGGCGAGCCGGTGTCGGTGGCGTTCCCCACCGACGTCGAGCGACGGCTGTTCGGCGAGGAACTCGACGACGAGACGGTCGTCAGGCGCGACCTCCGCCGGGAGACGCGCGACGGGCAGACCGACCTCACCGTCGGTCGCGTCCCGGTGCCGACGACCGGGCTGGACGCGGCCGCCTTCGGGCTGTACGTCGTCGAGGCGGAGTTGCTGTAG
- a CDS encoding glycosyltransferase family 4 protein, with protein sequence MRVAVVSMDTVWTRDRPATRRTRRVARGLAARGHDVHHLCAQWWGGDIDQFEEEGVEYHAVTEGTAAGSFRSKLPFALRNVDPDVVHAVSVPPGHATTATTAAKVLRVPVVVDWWERDPQRGSDRQYRKAASRADRVLAPSETVRTAVREHGASDVNARVIPESIDFDLVRSAGVDDRFDAVWARELDGDANVGEFLLALAELRDRDWTAAVVGDGPARADAERMAADLRIDDRVAFLGDLTEAEFVPVLKGSHVFAQTATYEPFATHLLWALACGCVGIVEYQAGSSAHELVEGLERGRLVTSPQELADEIVACGSLPEWETNRGFAGFDREEVLSEWVDCYEETIDGYGWF encoded by the coding sequence ATGCGCGTCGCGGTCGTCTCCATGGACACGGTGTGGACGCGGGACCGCCCCGCGACCCGCCGGACGCGACGCGTCGCCCGCGGGCTGGCCGCCCGGGGCCACGACGTCCACCACCTGTGTGCCCAGTGGTGGGGCGGCGACATCGACCAGTTCGAGGAGGAGGGGGTCGAGTACCACGCCGTCACCGAGGGGACCGCCGCCGGCTCGTTCCGCTCGAAGCTCCCGTTCGCGCTCCGCAACGTCGACCCGGACGTCGTCCACGCCGTCTCGGTCCCGCCGGGCCACGCGACCACCGCGACCACGGCCGCGAAGGTGCTCCGGGTGCCGGTCGTCGTCGACTGGTGGGAGCGGGACCCTCAGCGCGGGAGCGACCGCCAGTACCGCAAGGCCGCCAGCCGCGCCGACCGGGTGCTGGCGCCCTCGGAGACGGTTCGGACGGCTGTCCGCGAACACGGCGCCAGCGACGTGAACGCCCGGGTGATCCCCGAGAGCATCGACTTCGACCTCGTCCGCTCGGCCGGCGTCGACGACCGCTTCGACGCGGTCTGGGCGCGGGAACTGGACGGCGACGCCAACGTCGGCGAGTTCCTCCTCGCGCTGGCGGAGCTGCGCGACCGCGACTGGACGGCCGCCGTCGTCGGCGACGGGCCGGCCCGCGCCGACGCCGAACGCATGGCCGCGGACCTCCGGATCGACGACCGGGTCGCGTTCCTCGGCGACCTCACCGAAGCGGAGTTCGTCCCCGTGCTCAAGGGGTCGCACGTGTTCGCCCAGACGGCGACGTACGAGCCGTTCGCGACACACTTGCTGTGGGCGCTGGCGTGCGGCTGCGTCGGGATCGTCGAGTACCAGGCCGGCTCGTCGGCCCACGAACTCGTCGAGGGGCTGGAGCGCGGCCGGCTGGTGACCAGCCCGCAGGAGCTGGCCGACGAGATCGTCGCCTGCGGCTCGCTGCCCGAGTGGGAGACGAACCGCGGGTTCGCCGGCTTCGACCGCGAGGAGGTGCTGTCGGAGTGGGTCGACTGCTACGAGGAGACCATCGACGGCTACGGCTGGTTCTGA
- the pstB gene encoding phosphate ABC transporter ATP-binding protein PstB: MSETTQTPTDSQQNTATEPETTTGETDEQVREEWRDYEFAGEAKLSVDDLDVFYGDDHALKGVSMDIPENSVTALIGPSGCGKSTFLRCLNRMNDRVKSARIDGSVELDGEEIYQEGVNLVELRKRVGMVFQSPNPFPKSIAENISYGPRKHGDIETGLLARLLGRSNEDERDELVERCLRDAALWDEVSDRLDDNALGLSGGQQQRLCIARCLSVDPEVILMDEPASALDPIATAKIEDLIDDLSEHYTVVIVTHNMQQAARISDQTAVFLTGGELVEYDDTDKIFENPESQRVEEYISGKFG; this comes from the coding sequence ATGAGCGAAACCACCCAGACACCGACCGACAGCCAGCAGAACACGGCCACCGAGCCCGAGACGACCACCGGCGAGACCGACGAACAGGTCCGCGAGGAGTGGCGCGACTACGAGTTCGCCGGCGAGGCGAAGCTCTCCGTCGACGACCTCGACGTGTTCTACGGGGACGACCACGCCCTCAAGGGCGTCTCGATGGACATCCCCGAGAACAGCGTCACCGCGCTCATCGGTCCCTCGGGCTGCGGGAAGTCGACGTTCCTCCGGTGTCTCAATCGGATGAACGACCGGGTGAAGAGCGCCCGTATCGACGGCTCCGTCGAACTCGACGGCGAGGAGATCTACCAGGAGGGCGTCAACCTCGTCGAACTCCGCAAGCGCGTCGGCATGGTGTTCCAGTCGCCGAACCCGTTCCCGAAGTCGATCGCCGAGAACATCTCCTACGGCCCGCGCAAGCACGGCGACATCGAGACCGGACTGCTCGCGCGCCTGCTCGGTCGCTCCAACGAGGACGAGCGCGACGAACTCGTCGAACGGTGTCTGCGCGACGCCGCGCTGTGGGACGAGGTGTCCGACCGCCTCGACGACAACGCGCTCGGTCTCTCCGGCGGGCAACAGCAGCGCCTGTGTATCGCGCGCTGTCTGTCGGTCGACCCGGAGGTCATCCTGATGGACGAGCCGGCGTCGGCGCTTGACCCCATCGCGACCGCGAAGATCGAGGACCTGATCGACGACCTCTCCGAGCACTACACGGTCGTCATCGTCACGCACAACATGCAGCAGGCGGCGCGCATCTCCGACCAGACGGCGGTGTTCCTCACCGGCGGCGAACTGGTCGAGTACGACGACACGGACAAGATCTTCGAGAACCCCGAGTCACAGCGCGTCGAAGAGTACATCAGCGGGAAGTTCGGGTAA
- a CDS encoding plastocyanin/azurin family copper-binding protein yields MEDDTLSRRNFIRGAAGTAAAAGAVAAGSGTAAAQATADGSGTVEVGAGSDGLAYTPGTSEPLYVTPGTTVTFDWVTDGHNIVVDSQPEGASWGGHEPLEDTGFSYEFTFETTGVYEYYCDPHQSLGMVGTIEVVEQLPTPTATAAGPPEVPDSAKSLGIASFIAMVATLGLAFFFTKYGGDYEPPEE; encoded by the coding sequence ATGGAAGACGACACGCTCAGCCGCCGGAACTTCATCCGGGGGGCGGCGGGCACGGCAGCCGCCGCGGGCGCGGTCGCCGCGGGGTCGGGAACCGCCGCCGCGCAAGCGACCGCGGACGGCTCCGGCACCGTCGAGGTCGGCGCCGGCAGCGACGGACTCGCCTACACGCCCGGCACCAGCGAGCCGCTCTACGTGACGCCCGGCACGACGGTCACGTTCGACTGGGTGACCGACGGCCACAACATCGTCGTCGACAGCCAGCCCGAGGGGGCGTCGTGGGGCGGCCACGAACCCCTCGAGGACACGGGCTTCAGCTACGAGTTCACCTTCGAGACGACGGGCGTCTACGAGTACTACTGCGACCCCCACCAGTCGCTCGGCATGGTCGGGACGATCGAGGTCGTCGAACAGCTCCCGACGCCGACGGCCACCGCCGCCGGCCCGCCGGAGGTGCCCGACTCCGCCAAGAGCCTCGGCATCGCCTCGTTCATCGCGATGGTCGCGACGCTCGGGCTGGCGTTCTTCTTCACGAAGTACGGCGGCGACTACGAACCGCCCGAGGAGTAA
- a CDS encoding S9 family peptidase translates to MTDPTYDIERYLNVRSAHGAAFAEDGTLAFLMDTTGTPQVWSMTEPGAWPEQHTFYEERVTFVDWSPERRELAFGMDEGGDERQQLYRLDPDAGVVTEWTGMPDAKHRWGGWSHDGERIAFASNRRDEAVFDVYVQGRDETGDEAELVHEGDGWLSLAGWSPDDSRLLVHEAHASFEHDLYALDVATGELTHLTPHTAEARFSSPEWAPDGDAVYVCTDHASDTLRLERIALGEDAGGDPAARTGDLTVVADGDGWNVDGVVVDAETNRVAYSRNVEGYTELTVGEFTAPDRVDPFAEPALPNCVAGGLSFGPDADRAAITVTGSTVNTNAYVVDVTTGETERWTHAATAGIPAETFVEPELVHYPTFDGREIPAFFSTPDDAGEGDTPVIVDIHGGPESQRRPSFNAVKQYFLNHGYAVFEPNVRGSSGYGKAYAHLDDVEKRMDSVADVEAAVEWLHDHPVVDPDRIVAMGGSYGGFMVLSALTEYPDLWAAGIDIVGIASFVTFLENTGDWRRELREAEYGSLADDREFLESVSPINHVDEIAAPLFVLHGANDPRVPVSEAEQIAAEASEHVPTRTLVFEDEGHGFSKLSNRIEAYRAIVEFLDEHV, encoded by the coding sequence ATGACCGACCCGACGTACGACATCGAGCGGTACCTGAACGTCCGCTCGGCCCACGGCGCGGCGTTCGCCGAGGACGGGACGCTCGCGTTCCTGATGGACACCACGGGGACGCCGCAGGTGTGGAGCATGACGGAGCCGGGCGCGTGGCCCGAACAGCACACCTTCTACGAGGAGCGCGTCACCTTCGTCGACTGGTCGCCCGAACGGCGCGAGTTGGCGTTCGGCATGGACGAGGGGGGCGACGAGCGGCAACAGCTGTACCGACTCGACCCCGACGCCGGCGTCGTCACCGAGTGGACCGGGATGCCCGACGCGAAACACCGCTGGGGCGGCTGGTCCCACGACGGCGAGCGGATCGCGTTCGCCTCGAACCGCCGCGACGAGGCCGTCTTCGACGTGTACGTGCAGGGACGCGACGAGACGGGCGACGAGGCCGAACTGGTCCACGAGGGCGACGGCTGGCTGTCGCTGGCGGGCTGGTCGCCCGACGACAGCAGACTGCTCGTCCACGAGGCCCACGCCAGCTTCGAGCACGACCTGTACGCGCTCGACGTCGCGACCGGGGAGCTGACGCACCTGACCCCCCACACCGCGGAGGCGCGCTTCAGCAGTCCCGAGTGGGCACCCGACGGCGACGCGGTGTACGTCTGCACCGACCACGCCTCCGACACGCTCCGGCTGGAGCGGATCGCCCTCGGCGAGGACGCCGGCGGCGACCCCGCGGCGAGGACCGGCGACCTCACCGTCGTCGCGGACGGCGACGGGTGGAACGTCGACGGTGTCGTCGTCGACGCCGAGACGAACCGCGTCGCCTACTCGCGCAACGTCGAGGGGTACACCGAACTCACCGTCGGGGAGTTCACCGCGCCCGACCGCGTCGACCCCTTCGCCGAGCCGGCCCTCCCGAACTGCGTCGCCGGCGGGCTCTCGTTCGGGCCGGACGCCGACCGTGCGGCGATCACCGTCACCGGGAGCACGGTGAACACGAACGCGTACGTCGTCGACGTGACGACGGGCGAGACGGAACGGTGGACCCACGCCGCGACGGCCGGCATCCCCGCGGAGACGTTCGTCGAGCCGGAGTTGGTCCACTACCCCACCTTCGACGGCCGGGAGATCCCCGCGTTCTTCTCGACGCCCGACGACGCCGGCGAGGGCGACACGCCGGTGATCGTCGACATCCACGGCGGTCCCGAGAGCCAGCGGCGGCCGTCGTTCAACGCGGTGAAACAGTACTTCCTCAACCACGGCTACGCGGTGTTCGAGCCGAACGTGCGCGGCTCCTCGGGGTACGGGAAGGCGTACGCCCACCTCGACGACGTGGAGAAGCGCATGGACTCGGTCGCCGACGTCGAGGCGGCCGTCGAGTGGCTCCACGACCACCCGGTCGTCGACCCCGACCGGATCGTCGCCATGGGCGGTAGCTACGGCGGCTTCATGGTGCTGTCGGCGCTGACGGAGTACCCCGACCTGTGGGCCGCCGGGATCGACATCGTCGGCATCGCGAGCTTCGTGACGTTCCTGGAGAACACCGGCGACTGGCGGCGGGAGCTGCGGGAGGCCGAGTACGGCAGCCTCGCCGACGACCGGGAGTTCCTCGAGTCGGTGTCCCCGATCAACCACGTCGACGAGATCGCGGCGCCGCTGTTCGTACTCCACGGCGCGAACGACCCGCGCGTGCCGGTGAGCGAGGCCGAGCAGATCGCCGCCGAGGCGAGCGAGCACGTGCCGACGCGGACGCTCGTCTTCGAGGACGAGGGGCACGGCTTCTCGAAGCTGTCGAACCGGATCGAGGCGTACCGAGCGATCGTCGAGTTCCTCGACGAACACGTCTGA
- the pstA gene encoding phosphate ABC transporter permease PstA, producing MAAETDTRNALVRDGASSTGLVAAGAVGLSAVLFLTSMAVLFQAVGLTDSVGGLPVVTLLGGGLVVLGGAVVAFGVGSRLELVETEPQASAGMLAGVAFAATWVVVAGLVASQTLGFGTVGWVVSSVAVGGGVFALTVGTREDVGSTVPAGALAALAGLVFLAGIIGPEWVWDLGFEQKASFTGGFTVPTVTLFCSLLAGWAAAKAYGGFGARGRHTGAYTLVYLNAGSIVGVLFLLLAFTVFKGISGAVAGFAVGLGAGPESTIVLFGQSISWEWPFYLPFVMNGVGLTNDFNGVLPAIVGTVWLVVGAVLFAVPLGVGAAVFLTEYAERGRFTQAVEVATNGLWSTPSIVFGLFGFAFLIPRFGNGKSLLAGMLTLGFMLLPLVVITSREAMLSVPDEYRDASAALGVSKWQTIRSVVLPAALPGVVTGIILGVGRIAGETAPILLTMAGGVFVPGSQTPDVIGGFEFTSTPPFVDNPVLLDAASALPYQLYALITAGVGASGNVANPDEFKWATALVLLVVVLSFYAVGIAARYYFRRELNQ from the coding sequence ATGGCGGCCGAAACCGACACGCGAAACGCCCTCGTTCGCGACGGGGCCAGCAGCACGGGACTCGTCGCCGCGGGCGCGGTCGGGCTGTCCGCCGTGCTGTTCCTCACGTCGATGGCGGTGTTGTTCCAGGCGGTCGGACTGACCGACAGCGTCGGCGGTCTCCCGGTCGTCACGCTGCTGGGCGGCGGGCTCGTCGTCCTCGGCGGCGCCGTGGTCGCCTTCGGCGTCGGCTCCCGGCTCGAACTAGTCGAGACGGAGCCGCAGGCGAGCGCGGGGATGCTCGCCGGCGTCGCCTTCGCGGCCACCTGGGTCGTCGTCGCCGGGCTGGTCGCCTCACAGACCCTCGGCTTCGGCACGGTCGGGTGGGTCGTCTCCTCCGTCGCCGTCGGCGGCGGCGTGTTCGCCCTCACGGTCGGCACGCGCGAGGACGTCGGCTCGACCGTCCCCGCGGGCGCCCTCGCGGCACTCGCGGGACTCGTGTTCCTCGCCGGGATCATCGGCCCGGAGTGGGTGTGGGACCTCGGCTTCGAGCAGAAGGCGTCGTTCACGGGCGGGTTCACCGTCCCGACCGTCACGCTGTTCTGTTCGCTGCTGGCCGGCTGGGCCGCCGCGAAGGCGTACGGCGGCTTCGGCGCCCGCGGCCGCCACACGGGCGCGTACACGCTCGTGTACCTCAACGCGGGGTCGATCGTCGGCGTACTGTTCCTCCTGTTGGCGTTCACCGTGTTCAAGGGGATCAGCGGCGCGGTCGCCGGCTTCGCCGTCGGTCTCGGCGCCGGTCCCGAGTCGACCATCGTCCTGTTCGGGCAGTCGATCTCGTGGGAGTGGCCGTTCTACCTCCCGTTCGTGATGAACGGCGTCGGCCTCACCAACGACTTCAACGGCGTGTTGCCGGCCATCGTCGGCACCGTCTGGCTCGTCGTCGGCGCCGTGTTGTTCGCGGTGCCGCTGGGCGTCGGAGCGGCCGTGTTCCTCACCGAGTACGCCGAGCGCGGCCGCTTCACGCAGGCCGTCGAGGTCGCCACCAACGGGCTGTGGAGCACCCCCAGCATCGTGTTCGGCCTGTTCGGCTTCGCGTTCCTCATCCCGCGGTTCGGCAACGGGAAGTCGCTGCTGGCCGGGATGTTGACGCTCGGCTTCATGCTCCTGCCGCTGGTCGTCATCACGAGCCGCGAGGCGATGCTGTCGGTCCCCGACGAGTACCGGGACGCCAGCGCCGCCCTCGGCGTGAGCAAGTGGCAGACGATCCGCAGCGTCGTCCTGCCGGCGGCGCTGCCCGGCGTCGTCACGGGGATCATCCTCGGCGTCGGCCGGATCGCCGGCGAGACGGCGCCGATCCTGCTGACGATGGCCGGCGGCGTGTTCGTCCCCGGCAGCCAGACGCCCGACGTCATCGGCGGCTTCGAGTTCACCTCGACGCCGCCGTTCGTCGACAACCCCGTGTTGCTCGACGCGGCGTCGGCGCTGCCGTACCAGCTGTACGCCCTCATCACCGCCGGCGTCGGCGCGTCCGGCAACGTCGCCAACCCTGACGAGTTCAAGTGGGCGACCGCACTCGTACTGCTCGTCGTCGTGTTGTCGTTCTACGCGGTCGGCATCGCGGCGAGGTACTACTTCCGGAGGGAACTCAACCAATGA
- a CDS encoding cobalamin B12-binding domain-containing protein, which yields MSTQEREEGRQIRCLIAKVGLDGHDRGAHVISRAFRDAGFEVIYSGLHRAPDEIVQAAVQEDVDVLGISILSGAHNTLVPKIVAGLEEYDAFEDTMILVGGIIPDDDREELLEMGVAAVFGPGTPMAETIEFVRENVPDRD from the coding sequence ATGAGCACCCAAGAGCGGGAGGAGGGGAGACAGATCCGCTGTCTCATCGCGAAGGTCGGTCTCGACGGCCACGACCGCGGCGCACACGTCATCTCGCGGGCGTTCCGCGACGCCGGCTTCGAGGTCATCTACTCGGGACTCCACCGCGCGCCCGACGAGATCGTGCAGGCGGCCGTCCAGGAGGACGTCGACGTCCTCGGCATCTCCATCCTCTCGGGTGCACACAACACGCTCGTCCCCAAGATCGTCGCCGGGCTGGAGGAGTACGACGCGTTCGAGGACACGATGATCCTCGTCGGCGGGATCATCCCCGACGACGACCGCGAGGAGCTCCTCGAGATGGGCGTCGCCGCCGTCTTCGGTCCCGGCACGCCGATGGCGGAGACGATCGAGTTCGTGCGCGAGAACGTCCCCGACCGCGACTGA
- the pstC gene encoding phosphate ABC transporter permease subunit PstC — MAQVTNRAEMGVEKAARVLRGVRDSLEDEEPAAVATVGVMAAALLVSLVGFLLVSSLTIVPFGIFVLTASYGWLRHQELTAKVLALAMTVSTILILLLITAFIFREAIPVIEYETATVFGVAVPGLRLFIQPEWEAVTPPVRYSMVPMIHGTVLVTLIATAVAAPLGIAAALFISEIAPAPVREAVKPGVEILAGIPSIVYGFIGFTILSPWASDQFQILGQGTYLFVGIVVGLMALPTVVSVAEDALASVPESMKSGSLAMGTTDWQTMTSITLPAAFSGVSAAVLLGVGRAIGETMAATVMLRGVPRLTEPLYNAFYGQETLTSLIARNYGEAEGLQMSALFVAGVILFVTVLFLSIGSQYIEARMRSKLGGEQ, encoded by the coding sequence ATGGCACAAGTAACCAACAGAGCCGAGATGGGGGTCGAGAAGGCGGCCCGCGTTCTCAGGGGCGTTCGAGACTCCCTCGAGGACGAGGAACCGGCCGCCGTCGCGACCGTCGGCGTCATGGCGGCCGCGCTGCTGGTGTCGCTCGTCGGCTTCCTGCTCGTCTCGTCGTTGACGATCGTCCCGTTCGGGATCTTCGTCCTCACAGCCAGCTACGGCTGGCTCCGGCATCAAGAGCTGACGGCCAAGGTGCTGGCGCTGGCGATGACCGTCTCGACGATCCTGATACTGTTGTTGATCACGGCGTTCATCTTCCGGGAGGCGATCCCGGTGATCGAGTACGAGACCGCGACGGTGTTCGGTGTGGCCGTCCCCGGGCTCCGGCTGTTCATCCAGCCGGAGTGGGAGGCGGTCACTCCGCCCGTCCGGTACTCCATGGTCCCGATGATCCACGGCACCGTGCTCGTGACGCTCATCGCGACCGCGGTCGCGGCGCCGCTCGGCATCGCGGCGGCGCTGTTCATCTCCGAGATCGCCCCCGCGCCCGTGCGGGAGGCGGTCAAGCCCGGCGTCGAGATCCTCGCCGGCATCCCCTCCATCGTGTACGGGTTCATCGGGTTCACGATCCTCAGCCCGTGGGCCTCAGACCAGTTCCAGATCCTCGGGCAGGGGACGTACCTGTTCGTCGGCATCGTCGTCGGCCTGATGGCGCTCCCGACGGTCGTCTCCGTCGCCGAGGACGCGCTGGCGAGCGTCCCCGAGTCGATGAAGTCCGGGTCGCTCGCGATGGGGACGACCGACTGGCAGACGATGACCTCCATCACGCTGCCGGCGGCGTTCTCCGGCGTCTCTGCGGCGGTCCTGCTCGGCGTCGGTCGCGCCATCGGCGAGACGATGGCCGCGACGGTGATGCTCCGGGGCGTCCCCCGGCTCACCGAACCGCTGTACAACGCCTTCTACGGGCAGGAGACGCTCACCTCGCTCATCGCGCGCAACTACGGCGAGGCCGAGGGGCTCCAGATGAGCGCGCTGTTCGTCGCGGGCGTCATCCTGTTCGTCACCGTGCTGTTCCTCTCGATCGGGTCGCAGTACATCGAAGCACGCATGCGCTCGAAGCTCGGAGGTGAGCAGTGA